Within Myotis daubentonii chromosome 13, mMyoDau2.1, whole genome shotgun sequence, the genomic segment ACACCTTCGGAAGAAAGCCTCTTCGTTGCCCAGGATGCTCTCCTAGGCCAGGGGAGGTGGGTTTCACCAAAGGGGTGGATCCAGCAGGTCTGGCAGGAGACACTGATGTCCGTTGAGACATCCGGTCAGTTCCAGATCACCTGCCTTTGGGTGAGGCACCTGGGACCTCCAGTTCCAGAATCTTCCACTTCCCTTGGCTCCTGTTCCTTGAAGACCTGGAGACCGAAGGCTGTGGGGACCCTTAGAAATGGCTCTGGGTTCTCTCTCCTTGCGAGGTCTCCCCATGACTCGAATGGGGGGCACAGCGCTGGCTGTGCAGCCTGTGACCTTGTGCATTAATCCTACTTCCACGGGAGACCTTTGTCTCTGATCTGATTGAATTTCCTTGGCCACGAGGGCGCCCAGCCCCGGTTTCTCACAGTCCTCACCTCACCCTGATCCTCTCTACCAACCAACCGTGTGAGCAGCGCCAGGGTTGCTGATTGGCATTGCAGGCCAGCGCTCAGGGGACCCAAGAGCTGGGCGGGGCCTGCCACcctggggggggtggtggtgtttGAGAACAGCTGTTGTGCACAGGGGCTTCCTGGGTGCAGGGCTTTGGCCAAGGTGCCCTCTCGTTCGTTCCCCAACAACTTTCCAAGCCTGTTGCTGCTCTGAGCCCTGGGAAGGGGATGCTGGGGTTGAGGAGGGTGACACCCcctgcccaggtcatggctggggtggggtgcgggCACCCGCACAGGCCTGtaggccccctccctgccatGCTCTGGGCTGGGACCTGCCTGCTCTCGGAAGGTGCCTGTGCACAGCAGACGGGTCCCTCCAGAGACTTACATGCAGTCACTTCAAAGTGGAGCCTGCAGGGGCCGGGGTGGGAATCGGGGCAGCGTGCTGAGGCGCCCTGTGCCCCAGGTGTGCATCGTGCAGAAGCGGGACACGGAGAAGATGTACGCCATGAAGTACATGAGCAAGCAGCAGTGCATCGAGCGGGACGAGGTCCGTAACGTGTTCCGGGAGCTGGAGATCCTGCAGGAGATCGAGCACGTCTTCCTGGTGAACCTCTGGTGAGCCCGCCCCGCACCTCGGAGGAGACACGCTGCTCCCCGCTCTCCTGACCTGGGACACCGGgcaccccggcccctcctccctctccccagccactcacAGCCCCCTGCCTAGGTGTCCACCTTACCTGCATTCCTGAGGGCTCCCCGcctgcagaggcctgggctttCCCACAGAGGAGGCCCGTGACCCACAGAGTTTCTGGCAAAACGCCAGTGGGGGAGAGTTTGGGGCCTGAGTTTCCTCCACAAAATGGGCCCCAAGACCAGCCCTAGGAGGTGGGGACCTGCAGCCACAGCAGGCCACCATCCTTCCTCCCTGGAAGTGCTCCTGAATCCCCCTGTCACCTTCTcttggcagggcgggggggggtgccTTCTAATTCACTCACAGGTGGGGGGGGTGGTTCCCCAGGGTCCTGGGCATTGGGGTGCTCACAGGGCTGAAGTGGTGGGTCGCTGCTCCTGTGGAATGTGGGGTGTGCTGCGCTCAGCACGGCCAGCGGTGAACCTGGGGGGCGGTGAAGggtgagaaaagacagacaagagaagaaagctgatggagagacagtgccacagcctgcaagccgagtctttatttatagccagattccacccGGCAAAGtcagggcgtggtcaagatgtttacaatgttctcgcgggtttcgaatctactcaattgcaagcacctgaactctatcaggctttgttttggcagcactggctgcacctcccgcagcctgtatcactcagccacctgggaccacagtttggaccataaggtcaagctcacaaccatagcctttggctatacagtggggccttgacttacgagtttaattcgttccgtgacagagctcataactcaaattactcgtttGTCAAATcagttttcaccattacaatgaattgaatgctgggctgatgttgtggcgttcactgtgacgctgcgccagctagcggtggggtatctgaagctggctcgtaacccgaattttagctcgcaactcaaagcaaaaaatcggcccagacgagagacggctcgtatctcgaaaaactcgctAGTCAGAACACTCGTacgtcaaggcctcactgtaattgtgctgggagagctttgccctccaagctgggactgcCACGTGGCTTTGCCGACCgcgccctctcattagtccgaggctggaacctgtccaaacgctgtagctgtagccgctctccacagtaggggttggggggtgacccccagccatgcaTGTGCCAGGGCCTCCCCTGTGGCCCACAGGTACTCCTTCCAGGACGAGGAGGACATGTTCATGGTGGTGGACCTGCTGCTGGGCGGGGACCTGCGCTACCACCTGCAGCAGAACGTCCAGTTCTCCGAGGACACCGTGAGGCTGTACATCTGCGAGATGGCGCTGGCCCTCGACTACCTGCGAAGTCAGCACATCATCCACAGGTGTGTGCACACCTGCCAGGACTGGGCAGGACTGGCCGCAGGGACACTCCACCGGCAGGGTGCCACCCTCGGCAGAACCTGACCGCTCCTTCGTGCTCGGCCCCAAGCTTGCCCGCAGATCCtaccccagcagccccagctgggCCAGGCACACAGAGCCCTTGGATCTCGGGGACCCCGGAGTCTGGCCACGTTGGGGCAGCCTTCACCTGGTGTGTTTAACTGCGGGATCTCATGTGTCCATCTGCCATATTCCTGAGGAATTCAAACGAATGTTAACATTTGCTTAAAGCAGATGCAATTAGGGAGGTAAAGCTGCAGTCACAGGACAAGAAAGGAAAAACTCACTGTGTGGTTTATTATAAAGTTAGGTCGCTGCGATTCTGCATTTCTCCCTGGGGACCCTGTTATCTGGTCACCTTTGGGCCTGCGAAGGCCCCAGTCCACAGTGTGTGCAGCTtggggctctgggggagggggagcctgggAGTCGGGGCCCCCGGGGCCtgcttctgtcctctggggactTTGTCCACTGCTGGGCTTCTCtctgctgtctgtctgtccagaaggtggggctggaggcagcCCCCCAGGAACCAGGACGGCTGGTCTGCCCAGCTCCGTCCGAATGTCACCAGGTGGGGAGGGGACCTTAGGCCCTCAGTCTTCCCAGGGCCCCTCTCAGGCCTCTTGGGCCTCTGCTGGCTGGAGGTCCCTCGGGGGAGCCCCAAGCCCTGCCGGGGTTACCCGGCAGGAGCAGGAGGGATGTCTCCCCGCTTTCTGCTCTTTCTGCAGAGACGTCAAGCCCGACAACATTCTGCTGGACGAGCAAGGTGAGCAGGGGCTCGAGGCCGCGAGGGGTGAGTGCCCTGCCCTCAGGGCGCATCTCCGGTCCTTTGGACAACAGTGCTGTCCTCCCTTCTCGCAGGACACGCGCACCTGACCGACTTCAACATCGCCACCATCATAAAGGACGGGGAGAGGGCGACAGCACTGGCTGGGACCAAGCCATACATGGGTGAGCCAGGCCCCGCACCCACCTGCCCCCGCCGACTCCCATGTAGCCTGTGGCCGATGGGCAGGCCACTTCCCTACAGGCACAGAGCGGCCATGTACAGAACAGCGTGTCTGATCCGTGCAGAAGACAAGTGACGCACAAGAGGGTTATGGGTATGACATGAGATAACCTGGTGCACGCGCGCAGGCTGTGGGACCTGGACTTGAACCAGGTGGTCTGTGGGGAAGGGTGACAGCTGAGGGCGCTTCCCGGTCTGCTCCGGTGGCAGCCTGGTTTCAGGCCCCATCTTGAGGGGCCAGCCCTGGGGCCCGGGGGTCAGGGTGCtcagcctctccttccctttctggaAAGCTCCGGAGATCTTCCAGTCTTTCGTCAACGGTGGGACCGGATACTCCTTCGAGGTGGACTGGTGGTCGGTGGGGGTGATGGCCTACGAGCTGCTGCGTGGATGGGTATGGAGCTGCTCAGCCCCAGACCCCAAGCCGGCTGTGACCCCCCGGGGTGGCCCTGGTGCCctggggagggaagaggctgccccaccccagggGTTCGGGGACATCAGCGTCAGCGAGGCCACCCACGCTCGGGTGGGCGCACAGTTGGGGGGGGAGTTGCTGGGGCTTCCCGGGCAGTGGTGGGCCTGTGCACTGGCCTGTGGGCATTGGGCCTGGAACTGTCCTTCCCCATCCCCTGGTTGGGgctccgagggaccccaccccgaGGAAGGCAGCTCCGCGTGGCCTCCGGGGCCCATCCATCTGCCCCTGGGGAGGACCTGCCTCCTTCAGGCCTGGTCAGCGCCTCTTCTGGTCAGTCCCTCAGTGGAGGTGCGGCCCCGCCCAGGCGCCTGCTTCTCCTGGCTGTTCCCAGGAGGGGCCCTCAGGCCGTGCCTGCACTGGGGTGGGTACTGCCGGGCGCTCTGGGTCAGGGTGAGGCCCCAGCACAGCGCCGCCTCCTCTGCCCAGAGGCCCTACGACATCCACTCCAGCGACGCCATGGAGTCCCTGGTGCAGCTGTTCAGCACTGTGAGCGTCCAGTACGTCCCCTCCTGGTCCAAGGAGATGGTGGCCCTGCTGCGGAAGGTGAGCCCCTCCCAGAGCACAGGCCCGCCAGACGCACAGGGGTGTGTGGCATGGAGCCTGGGTTCGAGGAGGCATGTGGTTCCTGCGTGTCTGTCCGGCAGGCTCCCTGTCCGTCCGACTCTGTCCTATAGTAGCCTGGCTGTGAGCTAAGGTAACCCTCACCCGCTGGTCCCGCGATACTGGTTATCACCCTGCCTCACAGATGCCCAAACTGAGACGCGGGCAGAGAAGTTAGCCGGCGCAAGGCACGTGTTGTGTGTgctggagggagagggtgtgggacTGGCCTTctctgcccctgtgcctgctgccagtgGCCTGGCCACCCCCGGGGGCAAGCACAGAAGACCGGGACCCCCTGCACCTCCCAAGGCCTGAGCGTGTCTGTAGCAGCCCAGGGCCCTCAGCCTGCAGGGATGTGGGGGGCCATGTGTTGCCACCAGCGTGCATCCctcggggccggggctgggctgcGGGGCCCCACAGCTGCCTACTCGGAGAGCCTCACTTTAAAGACCCTGGTGCAGCGGGACCAGGGGTGGGAGGACGTGCTGCACTTGTGGGGCCCCGAATCCTGGCCTACAGGGTCCTTGTGGGtctggaaatcctgtttctttgttatggggtggggccacaacattagtaacaaagaaacggaatttccgggggatgaggcccagaaatcaggattttaaaaagattcccaggtgattctaatgtgcagccaaggttgagaaccactgccttagggccCATGGGGCTGTGATGGTGGTACCGTCTGTCCTCTGCAGTTAGCCAGGCCGAGTCTGCCACCTGCTGGTGAATCTCAGCAGAACATCCTGCCGACCCCATGTGCCCTGTGCCTCCTTGGGCTCTAGGGGCTGAGCCAGGCCGCTCAGACCATCCCCTTGGCCACATTACTGCACTGACCAGGATGCTCGCCTGACCCTTGAGACCCTGAGTTTCCAAACCTCAGGCCTTCTGGCGAGACCTGCACGGGTGCCCTGGCCTGGGCaggctgctccccacagggagtgCTGGGCCTGGTCCCACGGCTTCGGGCCAGGCACCATCTGATGTGGGCCTTGTTCCAGCTCCTCACTGTGAACCCCAGGCACCGtgtctccagcctccaggacatGAAGGAgaccccctggctggccaacgtGCTGTGGGACGACCTGAGCAAGAAGAAGGTGGAGCCGGGCTTCGTGCCCAACGTAAGCCTGCACGCCAGTCCGGACAGAGGTTCCAGGGTGGCTGGCGGCACCCGTGGGTGAGCTCGGCGCCCTGTCCCCCCACAGAAAGGCCGCCTGCACTGCGACCCCACCTTCGAGCTGGAGGAGATGATCCTGGAGTCCAGGCCCCTGCACAAGAAGAAGAAGCGGCTGGCCAAGAACAGGTCCCGGGACAGCAGCAGGGACAGCCCCCAGTCCGTGAGTGCGGGGCCGGGGGGGTCCTCCCATCACGTTACAGCATCCCCCACAGGCCCCAGCAGGGATGCCCCTCCTGCAAAGTcccagaccaggggtcctcaaactttttaaatggggggccagttcactgtccctcagaccgttggagggccggactatagtttttaaaaaaaaaaactatgaacaaattcctatgcacactgcacatatcttattttgaagtgaaaaaacaaaacgggaacaaatacaatatttgtatttgcatgtggccctcgggccgtagtttgaggacccctgcccagaCCTTCCTCCTGACTTTTCCAGCCCAGCCCCCTCTTCTGCGCCCGAGTCTCCAGCTTCTCTGagcccctctcttcctccctgagccTCTGGCTTCCCCTCTGAGCCACTCActtccctctctgagcccctcacttcctctctgagcccctcacttcctctctgagcccctcacttccctccctgagcccctcacTTCCTTCTTTGAGTGGAATGAGAACCCTCTCCAGGGACTCTTGCCAGGGAACTAGCCCCCAGGTCTTGGGGGATGCCCTCATGGCAAGACTCTCCTGAACCAGCGTATGGCCTGTGCCTCACCCCGTCCAcagcctcccacccaggcccagcgCCTCCCCCCTCAGCGCCTCCCCCCTCGGGCCATGGGAGACTGGTAGTTCTGAGGCTCggaggggaggcagaggcacATCCTGGGGGGCGAATACTCTTTCAAGGCCTCTGCGGTTGCAGCCCTGCCTGTCTGCAGGcacgtgggggagggggtgctgctcTCCTCCAGCAGGGAGGGCCCCTTGTGCAGTGCAGCAGGGCGCCCGCGTGCATCCACTGAGCCGCTCGGCCCAGGCGTATCCACTGAGCCCAGAGCCTTCCCTATCAGGGCCTCGGCTTTGATGCAGGAACTTCCCAAGCCTGGCAGCCCAGCCTTCTCTGAAATCCCACTGCTCTCATCTTGGCACGTGCATCCCAGTGCCCAGCATTGGCCAAGCGGGCCCATGTCCATGTGACTCCTCCTCCCGCTCTCCCCGATGCCACAGCTGCGTGCACCCTCCCAACTCACAGTCCACGTGGCACCGTGATGGTTCCTCATCGATCTGGCCAGTGCGGGACCCAACTCTAGGCCTGTCCTGAGGCCGCTTCTCGGGCAGCCCCTGTGGTGACCGTCTCAGGGCAGACCTTAGTGGGATTTGGTGCCCAAGTGAGGAGTGGcctggaggaaggggggaggggagggagccaaGCCAGGTGTCGTTTCCCACCAAGTCTGGTCACTGGGACACGGCCTTCCATGTCAGCGTCCACCTGAGGCAGGGAGCTGGGATGCTGTCCAGGTCACTGGCTAAGAGTCACCTAGGAGGTGCAAACTCCCAGGTGCTCTGCCGCCTGGGGGTATAGTTCCGGCTTTGGAAGAAAGCCAGAGGGGCAGCCATGGGAGGACAAGCAGACCAGGTGGAAGTGTTCCCACCGGAGGGGATGTGAGAGGACCTGATGACATCCAGCGCTCGTTCTGACTAACAGGAGAATGACTACCTTCAGGACTGCCTTGATGCGATCCAGCAAGACTTTgtgatttttaacagagaaaagtgagtgagtgtgtggggagggggggaggggggagaacgGGGGTGATGGGGGCAAAGAGGAGTTTGGGGAAATGGGACAAGGCTTTCTTGGCCACCCAGGTCTTGAACCCAGGAAACCTGGCCCCATCCCCCTGGGGGGTCTGAGCATTggccctgggaggaaggggggaggtgaACGTTCAGGCTCATACGGGAGGGCCTCCTCCAGAACCTTTAGTCCTAAACTGGGGCCAATGGCCAGAATGTCCTGGGGAGACAGACACTCAGTGGACTTCCCAGACAAGGGCTGGTGGCTCCTGCCTGCATGGCTCCTGCACATCCACTGCCTCCCCTCAGTCAGTCACGCACTCACTGAGCAAACACTGACTGTGTGTCAGACTGTGGGACAGAAAGGTCATGGCTGCCTGGCAGGGAGATACAACAGGCCAAGAATAGCTGCGACACCTCCACAGTGGGGGGATAAAGCCCAGTGCTGTGGGCCCAGGGGCAGGAGTGGCAGGGCAAAGCacggagggcttcctggaggaggtggctctgagctccagccagGAAGGGGAGCAGGATCAGTCAGTGCTCTGTCCTGCTTCAGTGAACAGGATGACAGGTGGGCACTGGTTTAGGACACTGACCACCATCCTGGAGGCCAGAGCCAGGGTAAGAAGGGGACTTGTCCAAGCTC encodes:
- the STK32C gene encoding serine/threonine-protein kinase 32C: MRSGAERRGSCASAPPGSPPPGRARPAGPDAPLAPQPPAAGQPRARDAGDARAQPRPLFAWSKWKKRMSSSMSGAPARRPVFDDKEDVTFDHFQILRAIGKGSFGKVCIVQKRDTEKMYAMKYMSKQQCIERDEVRNVFRELEILQEIEHVFLVNLWYSFQDEEDMFMVVDLLLGGDLRYHLQQNVQFSEDTVRLYICEMALALDYLRSQHIIHRDVKPDNILLDEQGHAHLTDFNIATIIKDGERATALAGTKPYMAPEIFQSFVNGGTGYSFEVDWWSVGVMAYELLRGWRPYDIHSSDAMESLVQLFSTVSVQYVPSWSKEMVALLRKLLTVNPRHRVSSLQDMKETPWLANVLWDDLSKKKVEPGFVPNKGRLHCDPTFELEEMILESRPLHKKKKRLAKNRSRDSSRDSPQSENDYLQDCLDAIQQDFVIFNREKLRRSQDPTREALPAPEAGDVDGEALADGEDASPALPVCGSICPSAGSS